The proteins below are encoded in one region of Triticum aestivum cultivar Chinese Spring chromosome 1B, IWGSC CS RefSeq v2.1, whole genome shotgun sequence:
- the LOC123083126 gene encoding disease resistance protein RGA4 isoform X2 has product MEAATVGAILKASLPSLFKLVGDRCKRLEPVVRSIQEKLEIMQSIFQDPSWGGNKTSDFKITQLKRLAEEINDCMASFDAKMISVTQFARKISELKARIESLFVGLQSFSALAPINPCSPPPVTADAEEDLLTLVQNQSEMKAKVICAIGFGGRNTLLARQVYNNAEVRWQFGQWAWVTAADKTMDDVLMEILGQFGNEPHRRPGIGMGTVILSWLLCIFTFFHRLLLWIFSDQMPGPPPAAADAAEFDMEHQLKSRLSEKRVGGRIIVTTNIRPAERPCICGDDEDNSTTGLVFVGEVDTGMLYGRTCFQLCDAALARMQGLLGCNHQKAVLEEFLLYFSMFPHDHDVRRNPLIRRWLAEGLVVHAKQKVSEYVYRSDQDIVADHLDILINNNIIKSVKKSSNGKVKRCQPPGFVFNHICARAATDKFSTLLCGPIQNEIAGEAYVRRFSLHPFMDTANGGLNVPDAVDDHLHTMLVFPTAGARYGAILSFNNRRLLRVLDLKECADVTPDHLLIICDLLLLKYLSLGSSIDHVPRKIGKLIRLETLEMRTTDVVVVYSEVLKLPKLKHLLGKFRPSSVDCPPPNKKKETDDCPDEDPKKVWRLTGGFSKLKDFLRENSALETLAGIVIGNGIGLPQLLSCMLRLRKLKIWCTPNPNPNEPTDLSGIKKGIKVFIGHGTRMTTLDYSLSINFNGSSKSFLDALEDPGRLTSLKLSGKLSIPLSVVAKMASLQELCLSQTNLSGHLIQAGLSNLRCRLKFLKLVQKNLRDLSIQNQGPFVRLERICLVGMESLTEIIIQDLTKLDTLHLICPTPGALPGVQIGSLRNLKEVGLHSRVDGAIKRGWEAAARDHQRQPNVVTIETP; this is encoded by the exons ATGGAGGCGGCCACAGTGGGCGCCATACTGAAGGCCTCCCTACCAAGCCTGTTCAAGTTGGTAGGTGACAGATGCAAGCGTCTGGAGCCTGTTGTTCGATCCATTCAAGAAAAGCTTGAGATTATGCAATCAATTTTCCAAGATCCTAGCTGGGGAGGCAATAAAACCAGCGATTTCAAGATCACGCAACTCAAAAGGTTGGCGGAAGAGATCAACGACTGCATGGCCAGCTTCGATGCCAAAATGATATCTGTTACACAGTTTGCCAGAAAGATTTCTGAGCTCAAGGCGAGAATAGAATCTTTATTCGTGGGGCTACAATCTTTTAGCGCCCTGGCGCCGATCAATCCATGTTCTCCTCCTCCAGTGACGGCTGATGCAGAAGAGGATCTTCTTACCTTGGTACAGAACCAATCGGAGATGAAGGCCAAGGTTATCTGCGCCATTGGCTTCGGTGGCCGAAATACTCTGCTTGCAAGGCAAGTCTACAACAATGCTGAAGTCCGCTGGCAGTTCGGTCAGTGGGCGTGGGTTACTGCGGCAGACAAAACCATGGATGATGTTCTGATGGAGATACTCGGGCAATTTGGGAATGAGCCGCACCGTAGGCCGGGCATTGGCATGGGCACGGTCATCCTCAGCTGGCTTCTTTGCATCTTCACATTTTTTCACAGACTGCTTCTCTGGATTTTCAGTGACCAGATGCCTGggccacctccggccgccgccgacgcTGCAGAGTTTGACATGGAGCATCAGCTCAAGTCACGCCTAAGCGAAAAAAG AGTGGGTGGCAGAATTATCGTGACGACGAACATCCGGCCAGCAGAGAGACCATGCATCTGCGGTGACGACGAAGATAACAGCACAACTGGCCTGGTTTTTGTTGGAGAGGTGGACACTGGGATGTTGTATGGAAGAACCTGCTTCCAACTTTGTGATGCGGCCTTAGCAAGAATGCAAGGGTTGCTTGGCTGTAACCACCAGAAGGCTGTTCTTGAAGAGTTCTTGCTATATTTCAGCATGTTCCCGCATGATCATGATGTCAGAAGGAACCCTCTAATAAGGCGATGGCTAGCCGAAGGACTAGTTGTACACGCAAAACAGAAAGTCTCTGAGTATGTATACCGTTCTGATCAGGACATTGTGGCCGATCATTTAGACATCCTCATCAACAACAATATTATCAAGTCCGTTAAGAAGAGCAGCAACGGGAAAGTGAAGAGATGCCAGCCTCCAGGGTTTGTGTTCAACCACATTTGCGCCAGGGCAGCGACAGATAAATTTAGCACCTTGTTGTGTGGCCCGATTCAGAATGAGATCGCTGGAGAAGCATATGTTCGCCGGTTTTCCCTCCATCCTTTCATGGACACTGCGAATGGTGGGCTCAATGTGCCAGATGCAGTAGACGACCATCTCCATACTATGTTGGTCTTTCCAACTGCAGGTGCCCGATATGGAGCTATCTTGAGTTTTAACAACCGTAGGCTTCTGCGGGTGTTGGATCTGAAAGAGTGTGCTGATGTGACTCCAGACCATCTCTTAATAATATGTGACCTGTTGCTGCTGAAATATCTGAGCCTCGGGAGCAGTATTGACCATGTTCCGAGGAAAATAGGGAAGCTGATACGTTTGGAGACACTGGAGATGAGGACAACTGATGTAGTGGTGGTGTACTCAGAAGTGCTCAAGCTGCCCAAATTGAAACACCTCCTTGGGAAGTTTCGGCCGTCTAGCGTTGACTGCCCTCCACccaataaaaagaaggaaactgaTGACTGCCCAGATGAAGATCCAAAGAAAGTGTGGAGGTTGACGGGTGGATTCTCAAAGCTAAAGGACTTCTTGAGGGAAAACAGTGCCCTGGAGACGCTAGCAGGAATTGTCATCGGCAATGGCATAGGACTTCCACAGCTGCTGAGTTGTATGTTGCGGTTGAGGAAGCTGAAGATATGGTGTACTCCTAATCCCAATCCAAATGAGCCGACAGACTTGAGTGGTATTAAGAAAGGCATCAAGGTATTCATCGGTCATGGAACCCGTATGACTACTCTTGATTACTCCCTGTCTATTAACTTCAATGGGTCTTCAAAATCATTCCTGGATGCCCTGGAAGATCCGGGTAGGCTCACATCGCTTAAGCTGAGTGGCAAGCTGTCAATACCACTTTCGGTGGTTGCCAAGATGGCTAGTCTTCAGGAGTTGTGCCTCTCACAGACTAATCTCAGCGGCCATTTAATCCAAGCCGGACTGAGTAATTTGAGATGTCGACTGAAATTTCTGAAGCTGGTTCAGAAAAATCTTAGGGACCTCTCGATACAAAACCAGGGCCCCTTCGTACGACTGGAGAGGATATGCCTCGTGGGCATGGAAAGTCTCACGGAAATAATAATTCAAGATCTGACTAAGCTTGACACGCTCCATTTGATCTGTCCAACTCCAGGTGCTCTTCCTGGTGTCCAGATCGGAAGCCTGCGAAATCTCAAGGAAGTTGGGCTCCACTCTAGAGTTGATGGTGCTATCAAACGTGGATGGGAAGCTGCTGCAAGGGACCATCAGCGTCAGCCCAACGTCGTGACCATTGAAACACCCTAA
- the LOC123083126 gene encoding disease resistance protein RGA4 isoform X1, whose translation MEAATVGAILKASLPSLFKLVGDRCKRLEPVVRSIQEKLEIMQSIFQDPSWGGNKTSDFKITQLKRLAEEINDCMASFDAKMISVTQFARKISELKARIESLFVGLQSFSALAPINPCSPPPVTADAEEDLLTLVQNQSEMKAKVICAIGFGGRNTLLARQVYNNAEVRWQFGQWAWVTAADKTMDDVLMEILGQFGNEPHRRPGIGMGTVILSWLLCIFTFFHRLLLWIFSDQMPGPPPAAADAAEFDMEHQLKSRLSEKRYLIVIDDVRTEEVFNRISAFSWTNRVGGRIIVTTNIRPAERPCICGDDEDNSTTGLVFVGEVDTGMLYGRTCFQLCDAALARMQGLLGCNHQKAVLEEFLLYFSMFPHDHDVRRNPLIRRWLAEGLVVHAKQKVSEYVYRSDQDIVADHLDILINNNIIKSVKKSSNGKVKRCQPPGFVFNHICARAATDKFSTLLCGPIQNEIAGEAYVRRFSLHPFMDTANGGLNVPDAVDDHLHTMLVFPTAGARYGAILSFNNRRLLRVLDLKECADVTPDHLLIICDLLLLKYLSLGSSIDHVPRKIGKLIRLETLEMRTTDVVVVYSEVLKLPKLKHLLGKFRPSSVDCPPPNKKKETDDCPDEDPKKVWRLTGGFSKLKDFLRENSALETLAGIVIGNGIGLPQLLSCMLRLRKLKIWCTPNPNPNEPTDLSGIKKGIKVFIGHGTRMTTLDYSLSINFNGSSKSFLDALEDPGRLTSLKLSGKLSIPLSVVAKMASLQELCLSQTNLSGHLIQAGLSNLRCRLKFLKLVQKNLRDLSIQNQGPFVRLERICLVGMESLTEIIIQDLTKLDTLHLICPTPGALPGVQIGSLRNLKEVGLHSRVDGAIKRGWEAAARDHQRQPNVVTIETP comes from the exons ATGGAGGCGGCCACAGTGGGCGCCATACTGAAGGCCTCCCTACCAAGCCTGTTCAAGTTGGTAGGTGACAGATGCAAGCGTCTGGAGCCTGTTGTTCGATCCATTCAAGAAAAGCTTGAGATTATGCAATCAATTTTCCAAGATCCTAGCTGGGGAGGCAATAAAACCAGCGATTTCAAGATCACGCAACTCAAAAGGTTGGCGGAAGAGATCAACGACTGCATGGCCAGCTTCGATGCCAAAATGATATCTGTTACACAGTTTGCCAGAAAGATTTCTGAGCTCAAGGCGAGAATAGAATCTTTATTCGTGGGGCTACAATCTTTTAGCGCCCTGGCGCCGATCAATCCATGTTCTCCTCCTCCAGTGACGGCTGATGCAGAAGAGGATCTTCTTACCTTGGTACAGAACCAATCGGAGATGAAGGCCAAGGTTATCTGCGCCATTGGCTTCGGTGGCCGAAATACTCTGCTTGCAAGGCAAGTCTACAACAATGCTGAAGTCCGCTGGCAGTTCGGTCAGTGGGCGTGGGTTACTGCGGCAGACAAAACCATGGATGATGTTCTGATGGAGATACTCGGGCAATTTGGGAATGAGCCGCACCGTAGGCCGGGCATTGGCATGGGCACGGTCATCCTCAGCTGGCTTCTTTGCATCTTCACATTTTTTCACAGACTGCTTCTCTGGATTTTCAGTGACCAGATGCCTGggccacctccggccgccgccgacgcTGCAGAGTTTGACATGGAGCATCAGCTCAAGTCACGCCTAAGCGAAAAAAG GTATTTGATTGTAATTGATGACGTGAGGACAGAAGAGGTGTTTAATAGAATATCTGCCTTCTCTTGGACCAACAGAGTGGGTGGCAGAATTATCGTGACGACGAACATCCGGCCAGCAGAGAGACCATGCATCTGCGGTGACGACGAAGATAACAGCACAACTGGCCTGGTTTTTGTTGGAGAGGTGGACACTGGGATGTTGTATGGAAGAACCTGCTTCCAACTTTGTGATGCGGCCTTAGCAAGAATGCAAGGGTTGCTTGGCTGTAACCACCAGAAGGCTGTTCTTGAAGAGTTCTTGCTATATTTCAGCATGTTCCCGCATGATCATGATGTCAGAAGGAACCCTCTAATAAGGCGATGGCTAGCCGAAGGACTAGTTGTACACGCAAAACAGAAAGTCTCTGAGTATGTATACCGTTCTGATCAGGACATTGTGGCCGATCATTTAGACATCCTCATCAACAACAATATTATCAAGTCCGTTAAGAAGAGCAGCAACGGGAAAGTGAAGAGATGCCAGCCTCCAGGGTTTGTGTTCAACCACATTTGCGCCAGGGCAGCGACAGATAAATTTAGCACCTTGTTGTGTGGCCCGATTCAGAATGAGATCGCTGGAGAAGCATATGTTCGCCGGTTTTCCCTCCATCCTTTCATGGACACTGCGAATGGTGGGCTCAATGTGCCAGATGCAGTAGACGACCATCTCCATACTATGTTGGTCTTTCCAACTGCAGGTGCCCGATATGGAGCTATCTTGAGTTTTAACAACCGTAGGCTTCTGCGGGTGTTGGATCTGAAAGAGTGTGCTGATGTGACTCCAGACCATCTCTTAATAATATGTGACCTGTTGCTGCTGAAATATCTGAGCCTCGGGAGCAGTATTGACCATGTTCCGAGGAAAATAGGGAAGCTGATACGTTTGGAGACACTGGAGATGAGGACAACTGATGTAGTGGTGGTGTACTCAGAAGTGCTCAAGCTGCCCAAATTGAAACACCTCCTTGGGAAGTTTCGGCCGTCTAGCGTTGACTGCCCTCCACccaataaaaagaaggaaactgaTGACTGCCCAGATGAAGATCCAAAGAAAGTGTGGAGGTTGACGGGTGGATTCTCAAAGCTAAAGGACTTCTTGAGGGAAAACAGTGCCCTGGAGACGCTAGCAGGAATTGTCATCGGCAATGGCATAGGACTTCCACAGCTGCTGAGTTGTATGTTGCGGTTGAGGAAGCTGAAGATATGGTGTACTCCTAATCCCAATCCAAATGAGCCGACAGACTTGAGTGGTATTAAGAAAGGCATCAAGGTATTCATCGGTCATGGAACCCGTATGACTACTCTTGATTACTCCCTGTCTATTAACTTCAATGGGTCTTCAAAATCATTCCTGGATGCCCTGGAAGATCCGGGTAGGCTCACATCGCTTAAGCTGAGTGGCAAGCTGTCAATACCACTTTCGGTGGTTGCCAAGATGGCTAGTCTTCAGGAGTTGTGCCTCTCACAGACTAATCTCAGCGGCCATTTAATCCAAGCCGGACTGAGTAATTTGAGATGTCGACTGAAATTTCTGAAGCTGGTTCAGAAAAATCTTAGGGACCTCTCGATACAAAACCAGGGCCCCTTCGTACGACTGGAGAGGATATGCCTCGTGGGCATGGAAAGTCTCACGGAAATAATAATTCAAGATCTGACTAAGCTTGACACGCTCCATTTGATCTGTCCAACTCCAGGTGCTCTTCCTGGTGTCCAGATCGGAAGCCTGCGAAATCTCAAGGAAGTTGGGCTCCACTCTAGAGTTGATGGTGCTATCAAACGTGGATGGGAAGCTGCTGCAAGGGACCATCAGCGTCAGCCCAACGTCGTGACCATTGAAACACCCTAA